A portion of the Micromonospora vinacea genome contains these proteins:
- a CDS encoding lysophospholipid acyltransferase family protein: MLYWLLKYVILGPLLKLIFRPQVEGLRNVPATGPVILASNHLSFSDSIFTPLITARKVTFVAKAEYFTGKGIKGWLTKMFFVGTGTIPVDRSGGRAARAALDTQLQVLRAGGVAGIYPEGTRSPDGRLYRGKTGVARLALESGAVVVPVAMLNADEIQPPGKLIPKIDRVKIRFGAPLDFSRYAGLAGDRFVERAVTDEIMYELMELSGREYVDVYAQKLKQPVPAPLAA; encoded by the coding sequence GTGCTCTACTGGCTGCTGAAGTACGTCATCCTCGGTCCGCTGCTCAAGCTGATCTTCCGCCCGCAGGTGGAGGGCCTGCGCAACGTGCCGGCGACCGGTCCGGTGATCCTGGCGAGCAACCACCTCTCCTTCTCCGACTCGATCTTCACACCGTTGATCACCGCCCGGAAGGTCACCTTCGTCGCCAAGGCCGAGTACTTCACCGGCAAGGGGATCAAGGGCTGGCTGACCAAGATGTTCTTCGTCGGCACCGGCACGATTCCGGTGGACCGCTCCGGTGGTCGAGCCGCGCGCGCCGCCCTTGACACACAGTTGCAGGTGCTGCGGGCCGGGGGAGTGGCCGGCATCTACCCCGAGGGCACCCGTTCCCCGGACGGGCGGCTCTACCGGGGCAAGACGGGGGTGGCCCGGTTGGCCCTGGAGAGCGGCGCGGTGGTGGTGCCGGTGGCGATGCTCAACGCCGACGAGATCCAGCCGCCGGGCAAGCTCATCCCCAAGATCGACCGGGTGAAGATCCGGTTCGGTGCGCCGCTGGACTTCTCCCGCTACGCCGGCCTGGCCGGCGACCGGTTCGTCGAGCGCGCGGTCACCGACGAGATCATGTACGAGTTGATGGAGCTCTCCGGTCGGGAGTACGTCGACGTCTACGCCCAGAAGCTCAAGCAGCCCGTCCCGGCACCGCTGGCCGCCTGA
- a CDS encoding Crp/Fnr family transcriptional regulator, giving the protein MEVRLPEPGDALTGVEMFAGLEPEVRQRVIAAAVPRTYRKGQLLFVENDPGESLIVLRRGAVAVFRTAPTGERAVLSVIRPPDVLGEVSLLDASTRSASAEAIEDCAALALSRGAFMELVHSNPRILDAVMRSLGGLIRRLTEQNADHVFLDLPGRVAKTLVRLAGESQAPMITIELNQSQLAEMAGGSRQSVNQAIGSFASRGWLRTEGRRIVVTDVAALRRRAGMADR; this is encoded by the coding sequence GTGGAGGTTCGCCTGCCAGAGCCGGGTGACGCGCTCACGGGTGTCGAGATGTTCGCCGGGCTGGAGCCCGAGGTGCGGCAACGCGTCATCGCTGCCGCCGTCCCGCGTACCTACCGCAAGGGCCAACTGCTCTTCGTGGAGAACGACCCCGGCGAGTCGCTGATCGTGCTGCGCCGAGGCGCGGTGGCAGTGTTTCGCACCGCGCCCACCGGCGAGCGGGCCGTGCTGTCGGTTATCCGTCCACCGGACGTGCTCGGTGAGGTCTCCCTGCTCGACGCGTCCACCCGGTCCGCCTCCGCGGAGGCCATCGAGGACTGCGCGGCGCTCGCGCTCTCGCGGGGCGCGTTCATGGAGTTGGTGCACTCCAACCCGCGCATCCTGGACGCGGTGATGCGCTCCCTGGGCGGGCTGATCCGCCGGCTCACCGAGCAGAACGCCGATCACGTCTTCCTCGACCTGCCCGGTCGGGTGGCGAAGACGCTGGTCCGGCTGGCCGGCGAGAGCCAGGCACCGATGATCACGATCGAGCTCAATCAGAGCCAGCTGGCCGAGATGGCCGGTGGTTCCCGGCAGAGCGTCAACCAGGCGATCGGCTCGTTCGCGAGCCGCGGCTGGCTGCGTACCGAGGGCCGCCGGATCGTGGTGACCGACGTGGCCGCGCTGCGCCGCCGCGCCGGCATGGCCGACCGCTGA
- a CDS encoding alpha/beta hydrolase, whose protein sequence is MRGREWSRPVRPARREVLSAIPELEEGRPPLLFVPGFGHGAWAFAEHWLGHAASRGFPAYAVSLRGHGGSEPAPEATLRAYAHDVVQVAASLPRQAVLVGHGAGALVVAHALARYPARGAVLVAPVFGGWGVLGAALRRNPAGTLPAVFGGPLRLNRGQLFSRELPDEEARRYVGRLGRAGRRAQWALLGEPAAEPAVGAPPVLVLGSPDDRVVPASTLTRVARRYGSAPLLFPGMGHDLMLDARWAEPIDAILDWLEKEPAAH, encoded by the coding sequence ATGCGGGGCCGGGAGTGGTCCCGCCCGGTCCGGCCGGCCCGGCGTGAGGTGCTCAGCGCGATCCCCGAGCTGGAGGAGGGGCGTCCACCGCTGCTCTTCGTTCCCGGGTTCGGGCACGGCGCGTGGGCGTTCGCCGAGCACTGGCTGGGTCACGCGGCGTCGCGGGGGTTCCCGGCGTACGCGGTGAGCCTGCGCGGGCACGGAGGCAGCGAGCCGGCGCCGGAGGCGACCCTGCGGGCGTACGCCCACGACGTGGTCCAGGTGGCCGCGAGCCTGCCGCGGCAGGCGGTGCTGGTGGGGCACGGCGCCGGGGCCCTGGTGGTGGCGCACGCGTTGGCCCGCTACCCGGCGCGCGGCGCGGTGCTGGTGGCGCCGGTCTTCGGCGGCTGGGGAGTGCTGGGCGCGGCGTTGCGCCGCAACCCCGCAGGTACGCTGCCGGCCGTGTTCGGCGGGCCGTTGCGGCTCAACCGGGGGCAGTTGTTCAGCCGCGAGTTGCCCGACGAGGAGGCCCGGCGGTACGTCGGACGCCTCGGTCGGGCGGGTCGGCGGGCGCAGTGGGCGCTGCTGGGTGAGCCGGCGGCCGAGCCGGCCGTGGGCGCGCCTCCGGTGTTGGTGCTGGGCAGCCCAGATGACCGGGTGGTGCCGGCGTCGACGCTGACCCGGGTGGCCCGTCGGTACGGGTCGGCCCCGTTGCTCTTCCCCGGGATGGGCCACGACCTGATGCTGGACGCGCGGTGGGCGGAGCCGATCGACGCGATCCTGGACTGGCTGGAGAAGGAGCCCGCGGCGCACTGA
- a CDS encoding pyridoxamine 5'-phosphate oxidase family protein, which yields MSDQPTSAAEARARVTGLARAARICMLTTTALDGRQVSRPMGLQEAEFDGELWFFAYADSAKVRQIRVNPEVNVAFSDQKHNAWVSISGTATEGFDRARAERLWNPLLKAWFPDGLDTPGLTLIKVHASSAEYWDSPNSTVVNLLDYARAAVTGRPPQAGENHEVTY from the coding sequence ATGAGCGACCAGCCGACCAGCGCCGCGGAGGCACGCGCCCGGGTCACCGGCCTGGCCCGGGCCGCGCGGATCTGCATGCTCACCACTACCGCTCTGGACGGGCGGCAGGTGAGTCGACCGATGGGGCTCCAGGAGGCCGAGTTCGACGGCGAGCTGTGGTTCTTCGCCTACGCCGACTCGGCCAAGGTCCGCCAGATCCGGGTGAACCCGGAGGTCAACGTCGCCTTCTCCGACCAGAAGCACAACGCGTGGGTGTCGATCTCCGGCACCGCCACCGAGGGATTCGACAGGGCCCGGGCCGAGCGGCTCTGGAACCCGCTGCTCAAGGCGTGGTTCCCCGACGGGCTGGACACCCCCGGCCTCACGCTGATCAAGGTGCACGCCAGCTCCGCCGAGTACTGGGACTCGCCGAACAGCACAGTGGTGAACCTGCTCGACTACGCGAGGGCCGCGGTCACCGGCCGGCCGCCGCAGGCCGGCGAGAACCACGAGGTGACCTACTGA
- a CDS encoding AAA family ATPase → MDLKCGHCARAAGPDDRFCGGCGQPLGVNCAHCGHANSTEVNFCTSCGQPLRDHVVAVQEDRRQVSVLFVDIVDFTSYAERADPEQARSLQQTYFATVRRIVHQYGGVVEKYIGDAAMALFGAPVATDNDALRCVRAGLELQRNLARQPAGPQPPLGFRVGIATGEALVDLSATRDGGQAFVTGDVVNTASRLQGFAPPGGVVVDESTWSATRHEMEYADQPPVTLRGRSAVSRIWLAVQVRPHRDPRGAELTPMVDREHERGLLVNALHRMVTERTSQLVTVFGPAGVGKSRLLRELARHAGSMPGPPITWLVGQCPPFGENVTWAALSDIVKTWVGVPEVDDPAALRERLRSRLGQLADPHATRLAEALGPLIGVPGERLTPGETEAAWRRFLIALATTGPTVLVFEDMHWADQAMLAFVEQLGASARGVPLLVVATARPELRERNPAWTGTISGAMSISVPPMHDTDIDTLYSLLLGQATLPSSSRTPLIEFADGNPLYAQEYARMLLDGGLLDAVGPTPRLDLDGGAEMPRTVQAVIANRLDLLDPADRAVLQAAAVVGVVFWAAPVAMALGRPVEWVERALDRLQRRDLVYEQSTSTMPGQPEYRFRHILVRDVCYQRLPRAERVLRHQRTADWMAQLTDGRQYDLAEVLANHRWAAHEIARTVGLDTAPYAPPARAALHRAARRAYELHALDTAAALVGRALTLDVGPDPALELFDAELAFYRDGDAFLVAGGTDTLTRLAERLTTSGDRTGAARAWTLLATAAWSRADRSTTLHFLDQAIGIYSDLPDSQEKASALLELARVHMLNAETEPACTAARAAESLAERLQLREVQANARITLAVARYLAGSAEAFPELAEVTEHCRVERLTSRRRAVQNLAWALQEEGDLAGSARLVDEQLTLDLGGEHSLATSFEDQWARSYYAGDWTAALAMAAESTRRPTAEWDLHIVAVSGWMRGLAGAELVPPAGADETAGPGDAAGPDRATGDLIEQALLAARRSGFHRVLRSTLAHAALCRAVQGRRDEAMALLTELDEDWRRTRMIPFAEWVPAVGHVAGVLGADAARLVRQLLDRAPRTTPWARAAGQVADATLARHAGDASTAANLLRSAAASYARMTDVTDEVITLALAIRPLAETDPPAAAATRARLHDFATRHHAPALLHLP, encoded by the coding sequence ATCGACCTCAAGTGTGGACACTGCGCCCGCGCGGCCGGGCCGGACGACCGCTTCTGCGGCGGGTGTGGCCAGCCGCTCGGGGTCAACTGTGCGCACTGCGGGCACGCCAACAGCACCGAGGTCAACTTCTGCACCAGCTGTGGCCAACCGCTGCGGGACCACGTCGTCGCGGTGCAGGAGGACCGGCGTCAGGTCAGCGTGCTCTTCGTCGACATCGTGGACTTCACCAGCTACGCGGAGCGGGCCGACCCGGAGCAGGCCCGAAGTCTGCAGCAGACGTACTTCGCCACTGTGCGCCGGATCGTGCACCAGTACGGCGGGGTGGTCGAGAAGTACATCGGCGACGCGGCGATGGCCCTGTTCGGCGCACCGGTGGCCACCGACAACGACGCGTTGCGGTGTGTCCGCGCAGGCCTGGAGCTGCAACGGAACCTGGCCCGCCAGCCCGCCGGTCCGCAGCCGCCGCTCGGTTTCCGGGTCGGCATCGCGACCGGCGAGGCCCTGGTCGACCTCTCGGCCACCCGTGATGGCGGGCAGGCCTTCGTGACCGGAGATGTGGTCAACACGGCCTCCCGCCTCCAGGGGTTCGCCCCACCGGGCGGTGTCGTCGTCGACGAGAGCACCTGGTCGGCCACCCGACACGAGATGGAATACGCCGACCAACCACCGGTCACTCTGCGCGGCCGGTCCGCGGTGAGCCGGATCTGGCTGGCCGTCCAGGTGCGACCACACCGGGACCCGCGCGGCGCCGAATTGACCCCGATGGTTGACCGGGAGCACGAGCGCGGTCTGCTGGTCAACGCGCTGCACCGGATGGTGACCGAGCGGACCTCCCAGTTGGTGACGGTGTTCGGCCCGGCCGGTGTGGGCAAGAGCCGGCTACTGCGCGAGCTGGCCCGGCACGCCGGCAGCATGCCCGGCCCGCCGATCACCTGGCTCGTCGGGCAGTGCCCGCCGTTCGGCGAGAACGTCACCTGGGCCGCACTGTCGGACATCGTGAAGACCTGGGTGGGCGTACCGGAGGTCGACGACCCGGCCGCGCTGCGCGAGCGGCTGCGGTCCCGGCTGGGGCAGCTCGCCGACCCGCACGCGACCCGGCTGGCCGAGGCGCTCGGGCCGCTGATCGGCGTACCCGGTGAGCGACTCACCCCCGGTGAGACCGAGGCCGCCTGGCGGCGGTTCCTGATCGCCCTGGCGACCACCGGCCCGACAGTGCTGGTCTTCGAGGACATGCACTGGGCGGACCAGGCGATGCTCGCCTTCGTCGAGCAGTTGGGCGCGTCAGCGCGCGGCGTACCGCTGCTGGTCGTCGCGACCGCCCGGCCGGAGCTGCGGGAACGGAACCCGGCCTGGACCGGCACGATCAGCGGCGCGATGTCCATCTCGGTGCCGCCGATGCACGACACCGACATCGACACGCTCTACTCGCTGCTCCTCGGGCAGGCGACGCTGCCCTCCAGCTCGCGTACGCCGCTGATCGAGTTCGCCGACGGCAACCCGCTCTACGCCCAGGAGTACGCCCGGATGCTGCTGGACGGCGGCCTGCTCGACGCTGTCGGTCCGACCCCCCGCCTCGACCTCGACGGTGGCGCGGAGATGCCCCGCACCGTGCAGGCGGTCATCGCCAACCGGCTCGACCTGCTGGACCCGGCCGACCGGGCGGTGCTCCAGGCCGCCGCCGTGGTCGGCGTGGTGTTCTGGGCCGCGCCGGTGGCGATGGCGCTGGGGCGGCCGGTGGAGTGGGTGGAGCGCGCACTGGACCGCCTGCAACGACGCGACCTGGTGTACGAGCAGAGCACGTCGACGATGCCCGGCCAGCCCGAGTACCGGTTCCGGCACATCCTGGTGCGCGACGTCTGCTACCAGCGGCTGCCCAGGGCCGAGCGGGTGCTGCGCCACCAACGCACCGCCGACTGGATGGCGCAGCTCACCGACGGCCGGCAGTACGACCTGGCCGAGGTGCTGGCCAACCATCGCTGGGCGGCACACGAGATCGCTCGGACCGTCGGGTTGGACACCGCCCCCTACGCCCCGCCTGCGCGGGCCGCGCTGCACCGGGCGGCCCGCCGGGCGTACGAGCTGCACGCGCTGGACACCGCCGCCGCGCTGGTCGGCCGGGCGCTGACCCTGGACGTCGGGCCGGACCCGGCGCTGGAGCTGTTCGACGCCGAGCTGGCGTTCTATCGGGACGGGGACGCCTTCCTGGTGGCCGGGGGCACCGACACCCTGACCCGGCTGGCCGAGCGGCTCACCACCAGCGGCGACCGGACGGGGGCGGCCCGCGCTTGGACGCTGCTCGCCACCGCCGCGTGGAGTCGCGCCGACCGCTCGACGACCCTGCACTTCCTGGACCAGGCGATCGGCATCTACAGCGACCTACCGGACAGTCAGGAGAAGGCGAGCGCCCTGCTGGAGCTGGCCCGGGTGCACATGCTGAACGCGGAGACCGAGCCGGCGTGCACCGCGGCGCGGGCGGCGGAGTCCCTCGCCGAGCGGCTCCAGCTGCGCGAGGTCCAGGCCAACGCACGGATCACCCTGGCCGTGGCGCGCTACCTGGCCGGCTCCGCCGAGGCGTTCCCGGAACTGGCGGAGGTGACCGAGCACTGCCGGGTGGAGCGACTCACCAGCCGGCGCCGGGCGGTGCAGAACCTGGCCTGGGCGTTGCAGGAGGAGGGCGACCTGGCCGGCTCGGCCCGCTTGGTCGACGAGCAGCTCACCCTCGACCTGGGTGGCGAGCACAGCCTGGCCACCAGCTTCGAGGACCAGTGGGCGCGGTCGTACTACGCCGGTGACTGGACGGCGGCGCTGGCGATGGCGGCGGAGTCGACCCGACGGCCCACCGCCGAATGGGACCTGCACATCGTGGCGGTCTCGGGTTGGATGCGCGGGCTGGCCGGAGCGGAGCTGGTCCCGCCTGCGGGGGCCGACGAAACCGCAGGGCCAGGCGACGCCGCGGGGCCGGACCGAGCGACCGGGGACCTGATCGAGCAGGCGCTGCTCGCGGCGCGGCGCAGCGGATTCCACCGGGTGCTGCGCTCCACCCTTGCGCACGCCGCGCTGTGCCGGGCGGTGCAGGGCCGCCGGGACGAGGCGATGGCGCTGCTCACCGAGTTGGACGAGGACTGGCGACGCACCCGGATGATCCCGTTCGCGGAGTGGGTGCCGGCCGTCGGGCACGTCGCCGGGGTGCTCGGCGCGGACGCGGCCCGGCTGGTCCGGCAGTTGCTCGACCGGGCGCCCCGGACGACCCCGTGGGCTCGGGCCGCCGGTCAGGTCGCCGACGCCACGCTGGCCCGGCACGCCGGGGACGCCTCGACGGCGGCGAACCTGCTGCGCTCGGCGGCGGCGAGCTACGCCCGGATGACCGACGTGACCGACGAGGTCATCACGCTGGCGCTGGCGATCCGCCCGTTGGCCGAGACCGATCCACCCGCCGCCGCGGCGACTCGCGCCCGCCTGCACGACTTCGCCACCCGCCACCACGCCCCCGCCCTGCTCCACCTGCCCTGA
- a CDS encoding alpha,alpha-trehalose-phosphate synthase (UDP-forming) — MRQSSLVVVANRLPIDDSQAPDGACEWRRSPGGLVSALHPLLRHTPATWVGWAGGTGPAPALPDVDGVRMHTVALSPEDLRDHYEGFANATLWPLYHDAVEQPQHHRRWWEAYQRVNQRFAEATAEVAEPGGVVWVQDYHLQLVPGQLRALRPDLRIGFFLHVPFPPPELFMQLPRRAELLRGMLGADLVGFQRVQAAHNFAQLVTRVLELPATDRRIGIDDRVVRIGAFPVSIDTAEMAALADRPDVAARAHRLRQDLGDPRQVILSVDRMDYTKGIEQRLKAYSELLASGDVKVRDTVLVQVAMPSRERVGQYQILRERIEREVGRINGEFGRVGEPAIHYLTQPFDRAELAALYRVADVMAVTPLRDGMNLVAKEYVAARVDDTGALLLSEFAGTAAELSQAYLVNPHDLEGLKQGLRAALRASPADTTQRMRAMRAHLHQHDIRAWARSYLRALDEDGALVSRLTSTDTGSDGTARVPRPATPTGSSPAVHQAGG, encoded by the coding sequence ATGCGACAGAGTTCTCTCGTGGTGGTGGCCAACCGCCTCCCCATCGACGACAGTCAGGCCCCCGACGGGGCCTGCGAGTGGCGGCGCAGCCCGGGTGGGTTGGTCAGCGCACTGCACCCGCTCCTGCGGCACACCCCGGCGACCTGGGTCGGCTGGGCCGGTGGCACCGGGCCGGCCCCCGCACTGCCGGACGTGGACGGCGTACGGATGCACACCGTGGCGCTCAGCCCGGAAGACCTGCGCGACCACTACGAGGGGTTCGCCAACGCCACCCTCTGGCCGCTCTACCACGACGCCGTGGAGCAGCCGCAGCACCACCGACGCTGGTGGGAGGCGTACCAGCGGGTCAACCAGCGCTTCGCCGAGGCGACCGCCGAGGTGGCCGAGCCGGGCGGGGTGGTCTGGGTGCAGGACTACCACCTGCAACTGGTCCCCGGTCAGCTGCGCGCGCTGCGCCCGGACCTGCGCATCGGGTTCTTCCTGCACGTGCCGTTCCCGCCGCCGGAGCTTTTCATGCAGCTGCCCCGCCGGGCCGAACTGCTGCGCGGCATGCTCGGCGCCGACCTGGTCGGCTTCCAGCGGGTGCAGGCGGCGCACAACTTCGCCCAGCTGGTGACCCGGGTGCTGGAGCTGCCGGCCACCGACCGGCGGATCGGCATCGACGACCGGGTCGTGCGCATCGGCGCGTTCCCGGTCTCCATCGACACCGCCGAGATGGCCGCGCTCGCCGACCGTCCGGACGTGGCCGCCCGGGCCCACCGGCTCCGTCAGGACCTCGGCGACCCCCGCCAGGTCATCCTCAGCGTGGACCGGATGGATTACACGAAGGGCATCGAGCAGCGCCTCAAGGCGTACAGCGAGTTGCTCGCCAGCGGCGACGTCAAGGTCCGCGACACGGTGCTGGTGCAGGTCGCCATGCCGAGCCGGGAACGCGTCGGCCAGTACCAGATCCTGCGCGAGCGCATCGAGCGCGAGGTCGGCCGGATCAACGGCGAGTTCGGCCGGGTCGGCGAGCCGGCGATCCACTACCTCACCCAGCCCTTCGACAGGGCCGAGCTGGCCGCGCTCTACCGGGTCGCCGACGTGATGGCGGTGACCCCGTTGCGCGACGGGATGAACCTGGTCGCCAAGGAGTACGTGGCCGCGCGGGTGGACGACACGGGTGCCCTGCTGCTCAGCGAGTTCGCCGGCACCGCCGCCGAGCTGTCCCAGGCGTACCTGGTGAACCCGCACGACCTGGAAGGGCTCAAGCAGGGCCTACGCGCGGCGCTGCGGGCCAGCCCGGCCGACACCACCCAGCGGATGCGGGCCATGCGCGCCCACCTGCACCAGCACGACATCCGGGCCTGGGCCCGCTCCTACCTCCGCGCGCTCGACGAGGACGGCGCGCTGGTCAGTCGCCTGACCAGCACCGACACCGGCTCCGACGGCACCGCTCGGGTGCCCCGGCCAGCCACCCCGACCGGCAGCAGCCCGGCGGTCCACCAAGCCGGCGGCTGA
- a CDS encoding MFS transporter, whose amino-acid sequence MSLLRGNVAFRRYWSARLVSYTGDQLARTALLIAVYDRHGGGAVALLLLASTVPRLFGPLLGALADRFDQRRLMIGCDTAQALTYLAVALLAPPLPVLLALITAATTAATAFTPAGRSLLPRLVEREQLPAANAQLATGVNIGIAAGPAVGGLLLATLGLTVTLLVDAATFVLSALLIGGVRTLSTTGATRRSEPLHTVLREGLRVVRGHRVVRAVSVGFLVMVMFAALDNLAIVPLGRAELGATEVTIGLLGTAYGVGMVLGPMCLARTGVRIRMDLVLYGALLALGAGTLVTGLSPVIALAIAGQAVAGVGAGWHNVAADTLIQQNVPAERLGVVFGTVYMFPYAAEALAYGVGAPLLAVVGPRWVLVISGLGVLATLGLIAPLLTRALGLRLPTPGRFAAANG is encoded by the coding sequence ATGTCATTACTCCGCGGCAATGTCGCATTTCGTCGGTACTGGTCGGCGCGCCTGGTGTCGTACACAGGTGACCAGCTGGCCCGGACGGCGCTGCTGATCGCCGTCTACGACCGACACGGCGGCGGCGCGGTCGCCCTGCTGCTGCTGGCATCGACTGTGCCCCGACTGTTCGGACCGCTGCTCGGCGCCCTGGCCGACCGGTTCGACCAGCGCCGACTGATGATCGGTTGTGACACCGCCCAGGCGTTGACCTACCTCGCCGTCGCGCTGCTCGCGCCGCCCCTGCCCGTCCTGTTGGCGCTGATCACCGCGGCTACCACGGCCGCCACCGCGTTCACTCCCGCCGGGCGCAGCCTGCTACCCCGCCTTGTCGAACGCGAGCAACTGCCGGCGGCCAACGCGCAACTCGCCACGGGCGTCAACATCGGGATCGCTGCCGGGCCGGCCGTCGGCGGCCTTCTGCTGGCGACCCTCGGGCTGACCGTCACGCTGCTCGTGGACGCGGCGACCTTCGTGCTCTCCGCGCTGCTGATCGGCGGAGTCCGGACGCTCTCGACGACCGGGGCCACCCGCCGGTCCGAGCCACTGCACACGGTGCTGCGCGAAGGGCTGCGAGTGGTCCGGGGGCACCGCGTCGTCCGCGCCGTCTCGGTCGGGTTCCTGGTGATGGTGATGTTCGCCGCGCTCGACAACCTCGCCATCGTCCCCCTCGGACGCGCCGAACTGGGCGCCACCGAGGTCACGATCGGTCTGCTGGGCACCGCCTACGGCGTCGGCATGGTGCTCGGTCCCATGTGTCTGGCGAGAACCGGCGTACGCATCCGGATGGACCTGGTCCTCTACGGCGCCCTGCTCGCGCTCGGGGCTGGAACGCTGGTCACCGGCCTCAGCCCGGTGATCGCGCTCGCCATCGCCGGTCAGGCGGTGGCCGGTGTCGGCGCGGGCTGGCACAACGTCGCCGCCGACACCCTCATCCAGCAGAACGTGCCGGCCGAACGGCTCGGCGTGGTGTTCGGCACCGTCTACATGTTCCCGTACGCGGCGGAGGCGCTGGCCTACGGCGTCGGCGCACCGCTGTTGGCGGTGGTCGGACCACGATGGGTGCTGGTCATCTCGGGGCTGGGTGTGCTGGCCACCCTGGGGCTGATCGCTCCCCTGCTCACCCGGGCCCTGGGGCTACGGCTGCCGACACCGGGCAGGTTCGCGGCGGCCAACGGGTGA
- a CDS encoding polyadenylate-specific 3'-exoribonuclease AS, with the protein MVYRYFYDCEFIEDGTTVDLVSIGVVDEYGREFYAVSTEFDDSRAVPWVRRNVLDKLPSPADRAWRSRERIRDDLYDFLVEPIRDRPGEQLELWAWFAAYDHVVLAQLWGAMPALPREIPRYTKELRQLWDDRGRPPLPDADAARHDALVDARHNLARWRAMTAR; encoded by the coding sequence ATGGTCTACCGCTATTTCTACGACTGCGAGTTCATCGAGGACGGCACGACAGTCGACCTCGTCTCGATCGGTGTCGTCGACGAGTACGGCCGCGAGTTCTACGCGGTCTCCACCGAGTTCGACGACTCCCGCGCCGTGCCCTGGGTCCGGCGCAACGTGCTGGACAAGCTGCCCTCCCCGGCGGACCGGGCCTGGCGTTCGCGTGAGCGCATCCGCGACGACCTGTACGACTTCCTGGTCGAGCCGATCCGGGACCGGCCGGGGGAGCAGCTGGAGCTGTGGGCCTGGTTCGCCGCGTACGACCACGTGGTGCTCGCCCAGCTCTGGGGTGCGATGCCGGCGCTGCCCCGGGAGATACCCCGCTACACCAAGGAACTGCGCCAGCTCTGGGACGACCGTGGCCGGCCGCCCCTGCCGGACGCGGACGCGGCCCGGCACGATGCCCTGGTCGATGCCCGGCACAACCTGGCCCGCTGGCGGGCGATGACCGCCCGTTGA
- a CDS encoding DUF308 domain-containing protein, whose translation MSAGGARRGRRDNGLDANEYAVVGDVDPRVGEHLLDVLAAGGIAAYLQPSADLNPVTRTTTVPARPVDRLYVDRSHLTTARDYLTQLADETAPEQQPARDEPDIDAEWARIVAGFHTTSIPGDHPWPASEDVDERDSRDEPTSGQLTRSGADEPGPTATDVRRLPSATDISGISVGRGTRPDEPSLLDGLDTFGADLPDDEDDEGYHPPPPPPLPRVSKYAVIGVLGVVVGFVLFLFPWLLPIDRSAVTLFGFTGILAGFVTLIWRLRPGDEDEDDPDNGAVV comes from the coding sequence GTGTCAGCGGGTGGGGCCCGCCGGGGACGGCGGGACAACGGGCTCGACGCGAACGAGTACGCCGTCGTCGGCGATGTCGATCCGCGCGTCGGTGAGCACCTGCTCGACGTGCTGGCCGCCGGCGGGATCGCCGCCTACCTCCAGCCCTCCGCCGACCTCAACCCGGTCACCCGCACCACCACAGTGCCGGCCCGGCCGGTCGACCGGCTCTACGTCGACCGCTCGCACCTGACCACCGCCCGGGACTATCTGACCCAGCTCGCCGACGAGACAGCGCCGGAGCAGCAGCCGGCCCGCGACGAACCGGACATCGACGCCGAGTGGGCGCGGATCGTGGCCGGTTTCCACACCACCTCCATACCCGGTGACCACCCGTGGCCGGCCTCGGAGGACGTGGACGAACGGGACTCGCGGGACGAGCCGACCTCCGGGCAGCTGACCCGCTCCGGCGCCGACGAGCCCGGTCCGACCGCCACCGACGTCCGCCGGCTACCGTCCGCGACGGACATCTCCGGGATCTCCGTGGGGCGCGGCACCCGACCGGACGAGCCCTCGCTGCTGGACGGGCTGGACACCTTCGGCGCCGACCTGCCCGACGATGAGGACGACGAGGGCTACCACCCGCCGCCACCGCCGCCGCTGCCGCGGGTCAGCAAGTACGCGGTGATCGGCGTGCTCGGGGTGGTCGTCGGGTTCGTGCTGTTCCTCTTCCCGTGGCTGCTCCCGATCGACCGCTCGGCGGTCACGCTGTTCGGCTTCACCGGCATCCTGGCCGGTTTCGTCACGCTGATCTGGCGGCTGCGCCCCGGCGACGAGGACGAGGACGACCCGGACAACGGCGCGGTCGTCTGA